The Chryseolinea soli genome contains a region encoding:
- the hemH gene encoding ferrochelatase — protein MKSKTGVLLINLGTPDSPAVGDVRSYLSQFLNDPRVIDLPWLSRKLLVNFLIVPFRAPKSAKIYQKLWTANGSPLLYYSEKAKDLLQASLGSDYEVHLAMRYKNPSIPDVLEAMRKLNYEKIVVLPMFPQYASASTGSALDEVMRVMRTWWVVPEVKFISQYYDHPKFIEAFVARGRQYNLADYDHILFSYHGLPERQVDKVHNDGRCANHNCEQEITEENKYCYKATCYGTTRLLVEKLNIPEGKYTVCFQSRLDKKWLMPFSDKVVEECARKGMKKILVFSPAFTADCLETIIEIGDEYQEIFKEHGGEKVQLVESLNDHPTWIDCLKDLVIT, from the coding sequence ATGAAAAGCAAAACCGGCGTTTTACTGATAAATCTCGGCACACCCGATAGCCCCGCTGTTGGCGATGTGCGTTCGTATCTCTCACAATTTCTCAACGATCCACGGGTGATCGATCTGCCGTGGCTATCGCGAAAGTTGCTTGTGAACTTTTTGATCGTCCCGTTCCGCGCACCCAAGTCGGCCAAAATCTATCAAAAACTATGGACGGCCAACGGGTCGCCGTTGTTGTATTACAGCGAAAAGGCAAAAGATTTGTTACAAGCGTCGCTGGGGAGCGACTACGAAGTGCACCTGGCCATGCGCTACAAGAATCCTTCCATTCCTGATGTCCTGGAAGCGATGCGAAAGCTGAATTATGAGAAGATCGTGGTGCTGCCCATGTTCCCGCAATATGCGTCGGCATCGACGGGTTCGGCCTTGGATGAAGTGATGCGGGTGATGCGCACCTGGTGGGTGGTGCCGGAAGTGAAATTCATCAGCCAGTATTACGATCATCCGAAATTCATCGAGGCTTTCGTAGCCCGTGGACGCCAATATAATTTAGCGGACTACGATCATATTCTTTTCTCTTACCACGGCCTACCCGAACGGCAGGTAGATAAGGTGCACAACGATGGTCGTTGTGCAAATCACAACTGCGAGCAAGAGATCACCGAAGAAAACAAATACTGCTACAAGGCCACGTGCTATGGCACTACCCGGCTGTTGGTGGAAAAGCTGAACATTCCCGAGGGAAAATACACGGTCTGCTTTCAATCACGCCTGGATAAAAAATGGCTCATGCCGTTTTCCGATAAAGTCGTGGAGGAATGCGCTCGCAAGGGAATGAAAAAGATCCTTGTATTTTCGCCCGCCTTCACAGCCGATTGCCTGGAAACGATCATCGAGATCGGTGACGAATACCAGGAGATCTTTAAAGAACACGGCGGAGAAAAAGTGCAGCTGGTGGAGAGTCTGAATGATCATCCTACCTGGATCGACTGTCTGAAAGACCTGGTGATCACCTAA
- a CDS encoding LytR/AlgR family response regulator transcription factor → MIPKFRCLLIDDEPPALEVLRTYIATLPTLEVVGECHHALAAFEFLRQHPVDLLFLDIQMPRLLGTEFLKALPNPPRVIFTTAHRDYAVEGFELGAVDYLLKPYSLERFLRAVHKVLDLEQRQAPTPGRKESLHAADERFLYVRADRKMVKIMVDEIQYIESLKDYVKIVTTRQVITKQTITALEEMLPEEDFMRIHRSFIVAVKKIDSYSQHAVFMGKTELPVGPLYKQEIMKRLNKVGVNDATD, encoded by the coding sequence GTGATCCCCAAATTTCGCTGCCTGCTGATCGACGACGAACCCCCCGCGCTGGAGGTGTTGCGGACGTATATCGCAACGCTGCCCACCTTGGAAGTCGTGGGGGAATGCCATCACGCCCTGGCAGCCTTCGAGTTTCTCCGCCAGCATCCCGTGGACCTGCTCTTCCTCGACATCCAGATGCCCCGCTTGCTGGGCACAGAATTTCTGAAGGCGCTCCCCAATCCTCCGCGGGTCATCTTCACCACAGCGCACCGCGACTACGCCGTAGAAGGCTTTGAATTGGGCGCTGTCGATTATTTATTGAAGCCCTACTCCTTGGAACGCTTCCTGCGCGCCGTGCACAAAGTGCTGGACCTCGAACAACGTCAAGCCCCAACGCCCGGCAGAAAAGAATCGCTGCACGCTGCCGACGAGCGTTTCCTCTACGTCCGCGCCGACCGCAAAATGGTAAAGATCATGGTGGACGAGATCCAATACATCGAAAGCTTGAAAGATTATGTAAAGATCGTGACCACCAGACAGGTCATCACCAAACAGACCATCACCGCGTTGGAAGAAATGTTGCCGGAGGAAGACTTCATGCGCATCCATCGCTCCTTCATTGTGGCCGTAAAGAAAATAGATTCCTACAGTCAACACGCCGTGTTCATGGGCAAGACAGAACTGCCCGTGGGTCCGTTGTATAAGCAGGAAATTATGAAACGACTGAATAAGGTTGGCGTGAACGACGCCACCGATTAG
- a CDS encoding sensor histidine kinase, translating to MDSFFSRLVLSGIPSYRFARHFLFWLAWWLFFGVLYGFYYIEDSSTLFKISFVEALIFLPAHMFLSYSIIYGVLPRLILKDRYWQALLSTLFMIMVAAGISTLLNKFVIAGYRAWVDFPMRHTTVFYSFMGGLRGSMTAAGFAVAIKLVKNFYRKRVETEKLEKEKLRAELELLQGQLHPHFMFNTLNSIYSLALKKSDRTPETILKLSQLMRYMLTDCRGATIELQKEIQVLYDYIDLEKERFGNRLDMTVNVQGDLQRPYIAPLLLLPFLENSFKHGANEMIEQAWISLDLNVQQSVLKFKLANGRVDESTSQENSAHVGLLNVKKRLELLYPNGHELRITEDTDLFVVSLTIELDKIKIPYA from the coding sequence ATGGATAGTTTCTTTTCGCGGTTGGTCCTGTCCGGAATCCCTTCTTACCGTTTTGCGCGGCATTTTCTATTCTGGCTGGCGTGGTGGCTATTCTTTGGGGTGCTCTATGGATTTTACTATATCGAAGACTCCTCCACGCTGTTCAAGATCTCCTTCGTCGAAGCGCTTATCTTTTTGCCGGCGCATATGTTTCTCAGCTATAGCATCATCTACGGCGTGCTGCCCAGGCTCATCCTGAAAGACCGCTACTGGCAGGCCTTGCTGTCTACGCTTTTCATGATCATGGTAGCCGCCGGAATATCGACGCTGTTGAACAAGTTTGTTATCGCAGGCTATCGGGCATGGGTAGATTTTCCCATGAGACACACGACGGTTTTTTATTCGTTCATGGGCGGGCTGCGCGGCTCCATGACAGCAGCTGGATTTGCCGTGGCCATCAAGCTGGTGAAGAATTTCTATCGCAAGCGCGTCGAGACCGAAAAGCTCGAAAAAGAAAAGCTTCGCGCCGAGTTGGAATTGCTGCAAGGACAGTTGCATCCGCATTTCATGTTCAACACGCTCAACAGCATTTATTCGCTCGCCCTGAAAAAATCGGATCGCACTCCCGAGACCATCTTGAAGCTTTCGCAGCTCATGCGCTACATGCTCACCGATTGCCGGGGAGCCACCATCGAATTGCAAAAAGAGATCCAAGTGCTGTATGACTATATCGACCTGGAGAAGGAACGGTTTGGCAACCGACTGGATATGACCGTGAACGTGCAAGGCGATCTGCAGCGTCCCTACATCGCGCCGTTGTTGCTCCTGCCCTTTCTAGAGAACAGTTTTAAACACGGCGCCAACGAAATGATCGAACAGGCATGGATCAGTCTCGATCTTAACGTACAGCAATCGGTGCTGAAATTCAAACTGGCAAACGGAAGGGTAGATGAAAGCACCTCGCAGGAAAATTCCGCTCACGTAGGCCTCCTCAACGTGAAGAAAAGACTGGAGCTGCTGTATCCCAACGGCCACGAACTCCGTATCACCGAAGACACGGACCTGTTTGTGGTCTCTTTAACCATCGAGCTGGACAAGATTAAAATACCCTACGCGTGA
- a CDS encoding DUF2721 domain-containing protein, with amino-acid sequence MDISINTPALLFPAITLLMLAYTNRFLALATLIRSLHTKYKQVQEEREIIQAQIRNLKKRLTLIKHMQGAGISSFFLCVLSMLFFYLENQVMAFSCFGLSLLFLLISLALSLNEIYISTRALEIELKDMLEE; translated from the coding sequence ATGGATATCTCCATCAATACACCGGCCCTGCTCTTCCCTGCCATCACATTATTGATGCTGGCCTACACCAATCGTTTCCTGGCGTTGGCCACATTGATCCGCAGCCTTCACACGAAATACAAACAGGTGCAGGAGGAACGTGAGATTATTCAGGCTCAGATCCGGAATCTCAAAAAGAGGTTGACGCTGATCAAGCACATGCAGGGCGCCGGGATCAGCAGCTTCTTCCTTTGTGTGCTTTCGATGCTGTTCTTTTACCTGGAGAATCAGGTGATGGCTTTTAGCTGCTTTGGGCTGAGCTTATTGTTTTTGCTGATCTCGCTGGCACTTTCGTTGAATGAAATTTATATCAGCACGCGGGCGTTGGAGATTGAGTTGAAGGACATGCTGGAGGAATAG
- a CDS encoding MFS transporter, producing MSTPTGPYAALKIPDFRLFISTRFCVTLAIQIQAVVVAWQVYEITNDPLSLGLIGLAEAVPSISVSLYAGHLADIMNRKKIIVICLATLLLCSLSLLFFTLEPGKFILNYGALPIYAVIFVSGIARGFITPALFSFMPQLVPRELYSNAITWNSTLWETAAIGGPALGGLLYGWLGIQASYAADVLLMLTGLLLAIGVTNKPVPPESEEQGIFEKIKAGLRFVFHHQIILGAISLDLFAVLFGGAVALLPIFAKEILMVGPQGLGLLRAAPSVGALLMAFYITHHPIKKNTGKILLYCVAGFGVCMILFALSTNFLISLFLLMMSGMFDCVSVIIRGTLLQTLTPENMKGRVSAVNHIFIGSSNEIGMFESGVAARLLRVVPSVIFGGCMTLVSVGTIAVLAKSLRRLQRVH from the coding sequence ATGAGTACTCCGACTGGCCCGTATGCGGCCCTGAAGATCCCGGACTTCCGTCTTTTTATCTCTACGCGCTTTTGCGTGACACTGGCCATCCAAATCCAAGCCGTCGTGGTGGCCTGGCAAGTGTACGAGATCACCAACGACCCACTATCGCTCGGCTTGATCGGCTTGGCCGAAGCCGTCCCTTCCATCAGCGTTTCATTATATGCCGGTCACCTCGCCGACATCATGAACCGGAAAAAGATCATCGTGATCTGCCTGGCAACTTTATTGCTGTGCTCGTTGTCGTTGCTCTTTTTCACGCTGGAGCCGGGTAAGTTTATTCTGAACTATGGTGCCCTCCCCATCTACGCCGTGATCTTTGTCAGCGGCATTGCGCGCGGCTTCATCACACCCGCGCTCTTTTCGTTCATGCCCCAACTTGTTCCCCGCGAATTGTATAGCAACGCCATCACCTGGAACAGCACGCTTTGGGAAACCGCGGCGATCGGCGGTCCTGCGCTTGGGGGTCTTCTTTATGGCTGGCTTGGTATTCAGGCCTCTTATGCCGCCGATGTGTTGCTCATGCTGACTGGATTACTTCTGGCAATCGGTGTAACCAATAAACCGGTCCCTCCTGAGAGTGAAGAGCAGGGCATCTTTGAAAAGATCAAAGCAGGATTGCGGTTTGTCTTCCATCATCAAATTATCCTGGGCGCCATTTCACTCGACTTATTTGCCGTGCTCTTTGGCGGCGCCGTAGCTTTGTTGCCGATCTTTGCCAAAGAAATATTGATGGTGGGACCACAGGGTCTTGGCCTATTAAGAGCGGCGCCATCCGTCGGAGCGTTGCTCATGGCGTTCTACATCACCCATCACCCGATCAAAAAGAACACCGGAAAAATTCTTTTATATTGTGTAGCCGGATTTGGCGTGTGCATGATCCTCTTCGCGCTTTCGACCAACTTTTTGATTTCCTTGTTCCTGCTCATGATGAGCGGGATGTTCGATTGCGTGAGCGTCATCATCCGCGGCACACTGTTGCAAACGCTAACGCCCGAAAACATGAAAGGAAGAGTGTCGGCCGTGAATCACATTTTCATCGGCTCGTCAAACGAGATCGGCATGTTCGAGTCGGGCGTGGCGGCAAGATTGCTGAGGGTTGTGCCCTCGGTAATTTTCGGGGGATGCATGACGCTGGTTTCGGTTGGGACAATCGCGGTGCTGGCAAAATCTTTGCGTCGACTACAACGTGTTCACTAA
- a CDS encoding AAA family ATPase, with amino-acid sequence MVKKVAVIGPECTGKSELSQFLAGYFKTEWVPEYARGFIDHLIRPYEEHDLLTIAHGQLRLEDEYARDSNKVLFCDTNLYVIKVWSEVKFGSCAPDILHEIATRPYDLYLLTYVDVPWQDDPQREHPTRREELYERYLNEMKNQAVPFVEIKGAREQRQQTALDAVQKIL; translated from the coding sequence ATGGTTAAAAAAGTCGCGGTGATTGGTCCGGAGTGTACCGGTAAATCCGAGTTATCACAATTTTTGGCTGGGTATTTCAAGACCGAATGGGTGCCCGAATATGCGCGGGGATTCATAGACCACCTGATCCGTCCCTACGAAGAACACGACCTACTCACCATCGCCCACGGCCAGCTTCGGCTGGAAGATGAATATGCCCGCGACAGCAACAAAGTGCTGTTTTGCGATACAAACCTGTATGTGATCAAAGTATGGAGCGAAGTAAAATTCGGCTCCTGCGCGCCCGATATCCTCCACGAAATCGCAACCCGGCCTTACGATCTCTACCTGCTCACCTACGTCGACGTGCCCTGGCAAGACGACCCCCAACGCGAACACCCCACGCGACGCGAAGAACTTTACGAGCGCTACCTGAACGAAATGAAAAATCAGGCGGTCCCCTTCGTGGAAATCAAAGGCGCGCGCGAACAGCGTCAGCAAACCGCCCTCGACGCGGTTCAAAAAATCCTCTAG
- a CDS encoding flavin monoamine oxidase family protein: protein MKRRKAIQRLGWGLTAGLVVPSWLSSCKKDDDPQPNTGPTVAVIGAGAAGLYAADILKAQGYNVVIYEASDRVGGRVRSLKTSDKPTAALYLNSQTELSSDYPNELGAEQVLGSDSAWGKVVTDLKLTTGNITTGTTDNYFLDNALADAATAGADADFMAAQNFFNTLSTYSGPHVSVQDAITAAGLSSRTKNILNSWIGNKYGTSNDRLGIAGLAEGLALRSRNNTIQTLADNPMQDALLSRFGQVADSVQVNSVIKAINYSSDKIIINGQNTLNGEPFTADVDKVVVTVPVSVLKAGDIAFNPALTSEKTTALSNMDMDAVIRIIIDFKINFWGATSGFLYGGTTGPEYFNSGALRSEFSKTLSITVGGAQAVTLSGMGKDAIPALLAELDTIYAGKASLNVRKDLAEVPNIIAVIQDWSKEPYIRGGAAYLKPSGTQQDRVALAKSLSDRVFFAGEATDVNGEFGTISGALLSAERVAAEVIAKLG from the coding sequence GTGAAGCGTAGAAAAGCTATTCAACGTCTTGGATGGGGATTGACCGCAGGCTTGGTCGTACCCTCCTGGTTAAGTTCCTGCAAAAAAGACGACGATCCGCAACCCAATACCGGCCCCACCGTGGCGGTTATTGGCGCAGGTGCCGCCGGCCTGTACGCCGCCGACATCCTGAAAGCACAAGGATACAATGTGGTGATCTATGAAGCCTCCGACCGCGTGGGCGGCCGCGTGCGTTCATTGAAGACCAGCGACAAACCTACGGCCGCGTTATACCTCAACTCGCAAACCGAATTGAGCAGCGACTATCCCAACGAGCTTGGCGCTGAGCAAGTGCTGGGGTCCGATTCGGCCTGGGGAAAGGTCGTCACTGATCTCAAACTCACCACGGGCAACATCACCACCGGCACAACCGACAATTATTTTCTCGACAACGCTCTTGCGGATGCGGCGACGGCAGGTGCCGATGCGGATTTCATGGCCGCACAAAACTTTTTCAATACACTCTCCACCTATAGCGGCCCCCACGTGTCGGTGCAAGATGCGATCACAGCGGCGGGACTTTCGTCGCGCACCAAAAACATTTTGAATTCGTGGATCGGAAATAAATATGGAACGTCCAACGATCGATTGGGCATTGCCGGGTTGGCCGAAGGTCTTGCCCTGCGATCGCGCAACAACACCATCCAAACCCTCGCCGACAATCCCATGCAGGATGCTTTGCTCTCGCGCTTTGGCCAAGTCGCCGACAGCGTGCAGGTGAATTCGGTGATCAAGGCGATTAACTACAGCAGCGATAAGATCATCATCAACGGACAAAATACTTTGAACGGGGAGCCGTTCACTGCCGATGTCGACAAGGTGGTCGTAACCGTGCCGGTGTCGGTATTGAAGGCCGGCGATATCGCGTTCAACCCGGCCCTGACGAGTGAAAAAACAACCGCGTTGTCGAACATGGATATGGATGCGGTGATCCGGATCATAATCGATTTCAAGATAAACTTCTGGGGCGCCACTTCCGGGTTTCTTTATGGTGGCACGACAGGCCCCGAATATTTCAACAGTGGTGCCTTGCGCAGTGAGTTCAGCAAAACGCTTAGCATCACCGTTGGTGGAGCACAAGCCGTAACGCTATCCGGCATGGGAAAGGATGCGATCCCCGCGCTGCTGGCCGAATTGGATACCATCTATGCGGGTAAGGCCAGTCTGAACGTCCGGAAAGATCTGGCCGAGGTCCCCAACATCATCGCGGTGATCCAGGATTGGTCGAAGGAGCCCTACATCCGCGGAGGTGCTGCTTACCTCAAGCCCAGCGGTACGCAACAGGATCGTGTGGCATTGGCCAAGTCGCTGAGCGACCGTGTTTTCTTTGCCGGCGAGGCCACCGACGTGAACGGAGAGTTTGGCACCATCAGCGGCGCGCTGCTTTCGGCAGAGCGCGTGGCGGCGGAAGTGATTGCTAAATTGGGTTGA
- a CDS encoding response regulator, translating into MKPKCKFLIVDDNEVDQMVTRTLLKKKLAVEDVSQARTGSEALEWLKVSGDSIGDCLIILLDIQMPEMDGFEFLEAYDEVDESVKHKTTIIMLSSTLDPTDIRRATDHKYVKSLFSKPVPTGLLDELMTSDRA; encoded by the coding sequence ATGAAACCGAAATGTAAATTCTTGATTGTGGACGACAACGAGGTGGACCAGATGGTTACGCGTACGCTCCTGAAAAAGAAACTTGCCGTGGAAGACGTGAGCCAGGCCCGCACAGGAAGCGAAGCCCTGGAATGGTTGAAAGTTTCCGGCGACTCCATTGGCGATTGCCTCATCATTCTGCTCGACATCCAGATGCCCGAAATGGATGGCTTCGAATTTCTGGAGGCCTACGACGAGGTGGATGAAAGCGTGAAACACAAGACCACGATCATCATGCTCTCCTCGACGCTGGATCCCACCGACATCCGGCGCGCAACAGATCACAAATATGTGAAGAGCCTGTTCAGCAAACCGGTTCCCACGGGACTGCTCGACGAACTGATGACGAGCGACCGGGCGTAA
- a CDS encoding sensor histidine kinase, translating to MTNRLVAFLKSFNPLAQRNVFILLAILIAAAASLIVVNYLTIKTLSAVRAYTNGESQYSKGEKGAARHLIMYVNTRDEAHWEQFKQELSVTFGDSIARVALSQEDGNLDVIKKGFLQGRNHPDDHDDMIWLFRNFGRISFMANAIAIWKEADGIIHREYLLAEEIHTKVKAGRWTRADQDAVISRINSITGLLTAKERAFSNVLGDASRRINAYLFVANFFFTLIIIGSAIGYGASMIGKIMRSQRELESKNTDLTITNHELDNFVYSASHDLRAPITSLKGLIELANLEDNVMQIKEYLALMQQSLEKQDQFINDIIDFSKNKRVSLQLQEVSLVELIESALNQHRFMLGAEKIKMRTVFGSDKAYSDPLRLSILFNNLISNAIKYSDAKKEESFLRVETFATDTHHVIVVEDNGIGIRSEDQKHIFEMFFVTQNTNKGSGLGLYIVKEAVDKLGGTIAVESEKNAGSKFIVQIPKNHVVSLEGVALMDHAK from the coding sequence ATGACAAACCGTTTGGTCGCATTTTTGAAAAGCTTCAACCCGCTGGCACAGCGCAATGTGTTCATTTTGTTGGCTATCCTTATCGCGGCCGCGGCTTCGCTGATCGTCGTCAACTACCTCACCATTAAAACGCTTTCTGCTGTCCGGGCCTACACCAATGGCGAATCACAATATTCAAAAGGAGAAAAAGGCGCGGCCCGTCACCTGATCATGTATGTGAACACGCGCGATGAGGCTCATTGGGAACAGTTCAAACAGGAGCTCTCCGTCACGTTTGGCGACAGCATTGCGCGCGTCGCGCTCTCCCAGGAAGATGGGAACCTGGACGTGATCAAAAAAGGCTTCCTCCAGGGCCGCAATCATCCCGACGACCACGACGACATGATCTGGTTGTTCCGGAACTTCGGCCGCATTTCTTTCATGGCCAACGCCATCGCTATCTGGAAAGAGGCCGACGGCATCATTCACCGGGAATATTTACTCGCGGAAGAAATTCATACGAAAGTCAAAGCCGGGCGCTGGACCCGCGCGGACCAGGATGCGGTGATCAGTCGGATCAATTCGATCACCGGTCTGCTCACGGCAAAGGAACGCGCTTTTTCGAATGTATTGGGCGACGCCTCGCGCCGGATCAACGCCTATCTTTTTGTGGCCAATTTTTTCTTTACGCTGATCATCATCGGTAGCGCTATTGGCTACGGCGCCTCCATGATCGGCAAGATCATGCGATCACAACGGGAGTTGGAATCCAAAAATACCGACCTCACCATCACCAACCACGAGCTCGACAATTTTGTTTACAGCGCCTCGCACGACCTCCGGGCGCCCATCACCTCGCTAAAAGGTCTGATCGAATTGGCCAACCTGGAAGATAACGTCATGCAAATCAAAGAGTACCTGGCCCTGATGCAGCAGAGCCTGGAAAAGCAAGATCAATTTATCAACGACATCATCGATTTTTCCAAAAACAAAAGAGTGTCGCTGCAACTTCAGGAGGTTAGCCTGGTGGAACTGATCGAGAGCGCACTGAACCAGCACCGGTTCATGCTGGGCGCAGAGAAGATCAAGATGCGCACCGTGTTCGGGTCGGATAAGGCCTACTCCGACCCACTGCGTCTCAGCATTCTGTTCAACAACCTCATTTCCAACGCGATCAAGTATAGTGACGCAAAAAAAGAAGAAAGCTTTCTGCGCGTAGAAACCTTTGCTACGGACACGCATCATGTGATCGTTGTTGAAGACAACGGTATCGGTATCAGGTCGGAAGACCAGAAACATATTTTTGAGATGTTTTTCGTCACCCAAAACACGAACAAAGGTTCCGGGCTGGGACTTTACATCGTGAAAGAAGCGGTTGATAAATTGGGCGGGACTATTGCCGTTGAATCGGAAAAAAATGCGGGATCAAAATTTATTGTTCAAATTCCTAAAAACCATGTTGTATCTTTGGAAGGTGTCGCGCTTATGGATCACGCGAAATGA
- a CDS encoding sulfite exporter TauE/SafE family protein, which translates to MASVCIGLILGLLGGGGSILSIPILVYLFHVDAVYASAYSLFIVGTTSLVGTIPKYKEQLVNIKTGFQFGIPSILTIFTTRRWIVPAIPDVIWQTDSVIITKRLLLLGLFAVLMVLASISMIRGRQEFKSDERSYAAFFIVLEGILIGFLTGLVGAGGGFLIIPALVLLTGLTFKAAVGTSLFIIAVNSLTGFLGDVMNYRIDWEFLLLITALAIAGVLIGSRLSNKIPSAQLRRAFGWLVLVMGCWILFHEIVLV; encoded by the coding sequence TTGGCATCCGTATGTATCGGCCTCATCCTGGGCCTGCTGGGAGGAGGAGGTTCCATCCTATCGATACCCATATTGGTATACTTGTTTCACGTCGATGCGGTGTATGCTTCCGCGTATTCGCTTTTCATTGTGGGCACCACCAGCCTGGTGGGCACCATCCCAAAATACAAAGAACAACTCGTCAACATCAAGACCGGTTTTCAGTTCGGCATTCCCTCCATCCTCACCATTTTCACCACGCGCCGGTGGATCGTGCCGGCCATTCCGGATGTGATCTGGCAAACGGATTCTGTCATCATTACCAAACGGCTCCTGCTGCTGGGCCTCTTTGCCGTGCTGATGGTGCTGGCATCGATCTCCATGATCCGGGGGCGCCAGGAATTCAAAAGCGACGAACGTTCTTACGCGGCGTTCTTCATTGTGCTGGAAGGCATCCTCATCGGCTTTCTCACAGGACTTGTCGGGGCCGGCGGCGGCTTCCTCATCATCCCTGCCCTGGTCTTGCTGACCGGCCTGACTTTCAAAGCCGCCGTGGGCACCTCGCTTTTTATCATCGCCGTCAATTCGCTGACGGGATTTTTAGGCGACGTGATGAACTACCGTATCGATTGGGAATTCTTGTTGCTGATCACAGCCCTCGCCATTGCAGGTGTTTTGATTGGCAGCCGGCTCTCGAACAAGATCCCCTCCGCACAACTGCGCAGAGCGTTTGGTTGGCTCGTGTTGGTTATGGGATGCTGGATTTTGTTCCACGAAATCGTGCTGGTTTAG
- a CDS encoding septal ring lytic transglycosylase RlpA family protein yields MLRSLFTSAIVLFATVSFAQIQTGKASFYADKFEGVMTASGEKYKRHKFTGAHKTLPFGTKVRVTNLANKKTVEVTINDRGPYVEGRIIDLSRAAAEQLGYTNLGLADVSLEVIDPGDGKTSDPGRPIDQVSVDEKEFYEFGIARINHPKGYGVQIGTYQELVNLMRLADNLKNSYKKDVTVQVKVLNGVKYYGLILGQFSSREKAEQFREELRNKFPDVFIVEYNRL; encoded by the coding sequence ATGCTGAGATCTTTGTTCACGAGTGCAATCGTTCTTTTTGCAACCGTTTCCTTCGCGCAGATCCAAACCGGGAAAGCCTCTTTTTATGCCGACAAATTTGAGGGCGTCATGACCGCCAGCGGCGAGAAATACAAACGTCACAAATTCACCGGGGCGCACAAAACACTTCCCTTTGGCACCAAAGTGCGCGTGACCAACCTGGCCAACAAAAAAACGGTTGAAGTGACCATCAACGACCGCGGTCCCTACGTGGAAGGCCGGATCATCGACCTCTCCCGCGCCGCCGCCGAACAACTGGGCTACACCAACCTGGGCCTGGCCGACGTCTCCCTGGAAGTGATCGATCCCGGCGACGGCAAAACCAGCGACCCCGGCCGCCCCATCGACCAGGTATCGGTCGACGAAAAGGAATTCTATGAATTCGGGATCGCCCGGATCAATCATCCCAAAGGCTACGGCGTGCAGATCGGCACCTACCAGGAATTGGTCAACCTTATGCGCCTGGCCGACAATCTGAAGAACTCATATAAGAAAGATGTCACTGTGCAGGTAAAGGTGCTGAACGGCGTAAAATATTATGGCCTGATCCTGGGTCAATTCTCGTCGCGCGAAAAAGCGGAACAGTTCCGCGAAGAACTGCGCAACAAATTTCCCGACGTGTTCATCGTCGAATACAACCGTCTTTGA